In one window of Maribacter sp. BPC-D8 DNA:
- a CDS encoding 6-phosphogluconate dehydrogenase: protein MKKIVSLFLLGVLIIGGLYYAFIYFVTFSEGTRSGELIKISHKGVIAKTWEGEISQGISGAQIFSFSVLDKDKEVIEKLQEYQGQYVKISYVERYTTFFWLGDSKYFVTKVQAEKSPHVRN from the coding sequence ATGAAAAAGATAGTATCATTATTTTTATTAGGAGTCCTAATTATTGGCGGACTATATTATGCCTTTATATACTTCGTGACTTTTAGCGAAGGAACTCGTTCAGGAGAACTTATAAAAATTAGCCATAAGGGCGTTATCGCCAAAACATGGGAAGGTGAAATTAGCCAAGGTATTTCTGGAGCTCAAATATTCTCTTTTTCTGTATTGGACAAAGACAAAGAGGTTATCGAAAAATTACAAGAGTATCAAGGTCAATATGTAAAAATAAGTTATGTTGAACGCTATACTACTTTCTTCTGGCTAGGTGATTCTAAATACTTTGTCACTAAAGTTCAAGCAGAAAAATCACCACATGTCAGAAACTAA
- the rmuC gene encoding DNA recombination protein RmuC, which yields MNEIYIYLLIGILCLALGYFLGNYIQLLKTKSRQSTLEEREQQMLNNLSVFQDRLKESDKYKLQLQSEKEQLGNQIVRYQADLENLQQKNSEQKEEVEKLQEKFTKEFENLANKILEEKSLKFTERNEKNIKNILTPLNEKILLFEKKVEESQKENISIHSALREQLLNLQTQNIKITQEAENLTKALKGDSKMQGNWGELVLERVLEKSGLEKDREYTVQQSFTRTDGSRVLPDVIINLPDGKKMIVDSKVSLTDYERYVNAEDEFRDKYLKDHINSLRRHVDQLSAKKYEDLYEMESPDFVLMFVPIEPAFAIAINQDNSLYNKAFEQNIIIVTPSTLLATLRTIDSMWNNEKQQRNAIEIARQAGALYDKFEGFVSDLTKVGKKMDEAKGEYRGAMNKLVDGRGNIITSIEKLKKMGAKAKKSIPESLLNRAIEDDDFEEEPKLKL from the coding sequence ATGAACGAAATTTATATTTATTTACTAATAGGAATCCTTTGTCTTGCCTTAGGATATTTTCTTGGTAACTATATTCAGCTTCTAAAGACAAAATCTCGTCAAAGCACTTTAGAAGAACGTGAACAGCAAATGCTAAATAACCTTTCCGTTTTTCAGGATAGATTAAAAGAAAGTGATAAATATAAACTACAACTACAATCTGAAAAAGAGCAACTAGGTAATCAAATCGTTAGATATCAAGCAGACCTAGAAAACTTGCAGCAAAAGAACAGTGAACAAAAAGAAGAAGTTGAAAAGCTTCAAGAAAAATTTACTAAAGAATTTGAGAACCTTGCCAATAAAATTCTTGAGGAAAAAAGTTTAAAATTTACTGAGCGCAACGAGAAGAACATCAAAAACATTCTTACTCCCTTAAATGAGAAAATATTACTTTTTGAAAAGAAGGTCGAAGAAAGTCAGAAAGAAAACATCAGTATACATTCTGCATTAAGAGAACAGTTACTAAATCTACAGACCCAGAATATAAAAATTACCCAAGAAGCAGAAAACTTGACCAAGGCTTTAAAAGGCGATAGTAAAATGCAAGGTAATTGGGGCGAACTTGTATTGGAACGTGTATTAGAAAAATCAGGATTAGAAAAAGATCGAGAATATACTGTTCAGCAGAGTTTTACACGTACAGATGGTAGCCGAGTATTACCAGATGTAATTATCAATCTACCCGATGGTAAAAAAATGATAGTTGATTCTAAGGTTTCATTAACCGATTATGAGCGTTATGTAAATGCTGAAGATGAATTCAGAGACAAATACTTAAAGGACCATATTAACTCCCTTAGAAGGCATGTAGACCAACTGTCTGCAAAGAAATATGAAGATCTGTATGAAATGGAGAGTCCGGATTTTGTATTGATGTTCGTTCCCATAGAACCGGCATTTGCCATAGCTATCAATCAAGACAATTCTTTATACAATAAAGCTTTTGAGCAAAACATAATAATTGTCACTCCTTCTACGCTTCTTGCTACCTTGCGTACTATTGATAGCATGTGGAATAATGAGAAGCAGCAACGAAATGCTATTGAAATTGCAAGGCAAGCGGGTGCTCTTTATGATAAATTTGAAGGTTTTGTTAGCGACCTAACGAAGGTTGGCAAAAAGATGGACGAAGCTAAAGGTGAATACCGTGGTGCGATGAACAAATTAGTCGATGGTCGTGGTAATATTATCACTAGCATTGAAAAGCTAAAAAAGATGGGTGCGAAAGCTAAAAAATCAATTCCCGAATCGCTTTTAAACAGAGCCATTGAAGATGATGATTTTGAAGAGGAACCGAAATTAAAACTATAA
- a CDS encoding ABC transporter ATP-binding protein: protein MVIASAISFQLQKGELAAIVGINGIGKSTLLRTLGRFQPIISGSIKIEGKELSTYDDLQMASKVSVVLTESIASKNLSVYELLALGRQPYTNWLGKLANQDIAIINKSIALLELEPFLNKKCYQLSDGQLQRVLIARALIQDTDIILLDEPTTHLDLYHKVQILKLLKSIAHETNKSILFTSHEIELAIQLCDKMLILDGTNNAFDQPCNLIANNSFDTLFPADTISFDSNTGSFRIKK, encoded by the coding sequence ATGGTTATCGCTTCTGCTATATCATTTCAACTACAGAAAGGAGAACTTGCTGCTATTGTAGGCATCAATGGAATTGGTAAATCAACACTACTAAGAACCTTAGGTAGATTTCAACCCATAATTTCTGGATCAATAAAAATTGAAGGAAAAGAGTTATCAACTTATGACGATTTACAAATGGCTTCAAAAGTAAGTGTGGTACTTACAGAATCTATTGCTTCTAAAAATCTATCGGTTTATGAACTTTTAGCTTTGGGTAGACAACCTTATACAAATTGGTTAGGAAAATTAGCAAATCAAGATATTGCAATTATTAATAAAAGTATTGCTCTTTTAGAATTAGAACCTTTCTTAAATAAAAAATGTTATCAGCTTAGTGATGGTCAATTACAACGCGTACTTATTGCTCGTGCCCTAATTCAAGATACCGATATTATTCTACTTGATGAACCTACTACTCACTTGGATCTATATCACAAAGTTCAGATTTTAAAACTACTAAAATCTATAGCTCATGAAACGAACAAATCTATATTGTTTACAAGCCATGAAATCGAACTCGCTATTCAATTATGCGATAAAATGTTGATTTTAGATGGAACTAACAATGCTTTTGATCAACCTTGTAATCTGATAGCGAATAATAGTTTCGATACCCTATTCCCTGCTGATACTATTTCTTTTGACTCAAATACCGGCTCTTTTAGAATTAAGAAATAG
- a CDS encoding FecCD family ABC transporter permease yields MSKKSTYNLHFIALLVVLLLCFIINICLGSVNISFVDTLKALFGTATKDSSSYYIIWEYRLPKAITAILVGGGLSLSGLLMQTLFRNPLAGPYVLGISSGASLGAALLIMGTSLFSGAFTFSTFNDITLAIASSLGSFLVLSLVLVVAAKVKDTMALLIIGLMFGSITAAIVSVLSYFSKAEKLQQYIFWSFGSLGNLSWVQLLIVGLCTIIGIFLSIISIKPLNAFLLGENYAKSLGIGLQKSRYIIIIATGLLAGSITAFAGPIAFVGLAVPHITKQLLLTSDHKIQIPAVLCCGAILMLVCDTIAQLPGSVSVLPINAITSILGAPVVIWLLVRKRKMIF; encoded by the coding sequence TTGTCAAAAAAATCAACATACAATTTACATTTCATAGCCTTACTGGTAGTATTGCTATTATGTTTTATTATAAATATTTGCTTAGGCTCTGTAAACATTTCATTTGTAGATACTCTAAAAGCGTTATTTGGAACAGCAACTAAAGACTCTTCTAGCTACTATATCATTTGGGAATATAGATTACCAAAAGCGATAACAGCTATATTGGTGGGTGGCGGACTCTCACTGAGCGGATTGTTGATGCAGACCTTATTTAGAAACCCCTTGGCAGGCCCATATGTACTTGGTATTAGTTCTGGTGCCAGTTTAGGTGCTGCTTTATTAATTATGGGAACTTCGCTATTTTCTGGCGCATTTACCTTTTCTACTTTCAATGACATTACACTTGCTATTGCATCTAGTCTTGGTAGTTTTCTAGTATTATCACTAGTTCTTGTAGTTGCAGCTAAAGTAAAAGATACAATGGCGCTATTAATTATCGGACTCATGTTTGGCAGTATAACAGCTGCTATTGTAAGCGTACTTTCATATTTCTCTAAAGCTGAAAAATTACAACAGTATATTTTTTGGTCTTTTGGTAGTTTAGGTAATTTATCTTGGGTGCAATTACTAATAGTCGGGCTATGTACTATAATAGGAATTTTTCTAAGCATCATCTCCATTAAACCTTTAAATGCTTTTTTGCTCGGCGAGAATTACGCTAAGAGCTTGGGTATTGGTTTACAAAAATCGCGGTACATTATCATAATAGCCACAGGGCTACTTGCTGGATCCATTACTGCCTTTGCTGGACCTATTGCCTTTGTAGGATTGGCCGTACCACACATCACCAAACAACTTTTACTCACTAGTGATCATAAAATTCAAATACCCGCTGTACTTTGTTGTGGTGCGATTTTAATGCTAGTATGCGATACCATTGCCCAATTACCAGGCTCAGTTAGTGTTTTACCGATTAATGCCATTACCAGTATATTAGGAGCACCAGTGGTAATATGGTTATTGGTACGAAAAAGAAAAATGATATTTTAA
- a CDS encoding ABC transporter substrate-binding protein, with the protein MKNRRTTTMFKRLLFISYLLLLCGCKQEKKDPFSNQTSISSTSIRYANGFEIETQSSGITIIKVLKPWANAETTHTYALVPKEIQASVTLNKNEYDAIISTPVENIVVTSTTHIPALEELGVLNNIIGFPDTKYISSKAARERIDSGKIKELGINESLNTEAVLALQPDLIFGFAINDGNSTYETIQRANISVVYNGDWVEETPLGKAEWIKFFAPFFNKTKEADAVFNKIEASYLEAKKLASEAKNKPTVLSGAMFKDVWYLPGGKSWAANFLEDANADYLWSATDENGSLSLSWESVLDVGQHAEYWIGPAQLATYQEMESSSLHYTQFDAFKNRKIFTTANTKGETGGTLYYELGPQRPDLVLKDLIHILHPGLLPNYEPFFFKPLL; encoded by the coding sequence TTGAAAAATAGACGAACTACCACCATGTTTAAACGCTTACTTTTTATAAGTTACCTTCTTTTGTTATGCGGATGCAAGCAAGAGAAAAAAGATCCATTTTCGAATCAAACCTCTATTAGCAGTACATCCATCCGATATGCCAATGGTTTTGAAATTGAAACTCAGAGTAGTGGTATTACTATCATCAAGGTCTTAAAACCTTGGGCAAATGCCGAAACTACGCACACCTATGCTTTAGTCCCCAAAGAAATACAAGCAAGCGTAACCCTAAACAAAAATGAATATGATGCCATCATCTCAACACCTGTTGAAAATATCGTGGTAACCTCAACTACTCATATTCCTGCTTTGGAAGAGTTGGGAGTTTTAAATAATATTATTGGCTTTCCAGACACCAAATACATTTCATCTAAAGCTGCGCGAGAGAGAATCGATTCTGGAAAAATAAAAGAATTGGGCATCAATGAAAGTCTAAATACCGAAGCTGTTCTTGCACTGCAACCAGATCTTATTTTCGGCTTTGCCATTAACGATGGTAATAGTACCTACGAAACCATACAACGTGCTAATATATCTGTAGTTTATAATGGCGATTGGGTAGAAGAAACTCCTTTAGGTAAAGCCGAATGGATTAAGTTCTTCGCTCCTTTTTTCAATAAAACCAAAGAAGCTGATGCTGTTTTTAATAAAATTGAAGCATCTTACCTAGAAGCCAAAAAACTAGCTTCTGAGGCTAAAAACAAACCTACCGTTCTTAGTGGAGCCATGTTTAAAGATGTATGGTATTTACCTGGCGGAAAAAGCTGGGCAGCGAATTTTCTTGAAGATGCCAATGCTGATTACCTTTGGAGTGCTACGGATGAAAACGGAAGTCTTTCTTTAAGCTGGGAAAGCGTTCTTGATGTTGGGCAACATGCCGAGTATTGGATCGGACCTGCACAATTAGCTACTTACCAAGAAATGGAATCATCAAGTCTGCATTATACACAGTTTGATGCCTTTAAAAACAGAAAAATATTTACAACCGCAAATACAAAAGGTGAAACCGGGGGAACTTTATACTATGAACTGGGGCCGCAAAGACCAGACCTTGTTCTAAAAGATTTAATTCATATTTTGCACCCAGGGCTACTGCCTAACTACGAACCCTTCTTTTTTAAGCCATTACTTTAA
- a CDS encoding TonB-dependent receptor plug domain-containing protein, producing MKNYLLWPAVTVLLCVKVGAQQEQDSTKTVQLDEVVVSDSRFELKRENSGKTIITISQKELAQNQGRSVAEIINTKSGIEINGTRSYAGQNLSTFVRGGNNRQVLVIIDGIQVSDPSGTSAEYDLRLLNAAQIESIEILKGAASTLYGNSAATAVINITTKKAKKEGLALDIISSFGTNQTEDDQNYNISDISNTVNLTAKHGKLSVLASGGHQFTDGLSAAIGTESDEVSRIDGNLKVGYEFSEHFELNASAFYNKLNSDFDNGFPIEDADFYFTSEQSRFGLSSKYGYENGSINVNTAFNQITRSFESSFPATYDSQSYVLDVFNKYTFSDNIHTIVGVNYIDNQTLFSEEYNSNTVDPYLNAVYVGEQGINVNAGVRLNNHSDYGSNFIYNINPSYRISINDGYLKFMGSYATSYIAPNLSQLYGPFGANPDLDPEEDTTLEGGFEFKISDAFTINAVYFNRTEEERINYVTIDFTTFESQYRNAAETAHFDGVEVGLNSELAKGLTFDANYTYTNSKEELALRVPKSKINATIGYAIKEKTFVGLSYQYVSDRTDTDFATFSNVTLDSFSLANLQLRHQFCSNLTAFLAIDNLLNEEYTELVSYTTKGRNVRLGFKLSL from the coding sequence ATGAAAAATTATTTATTGTGGCCTGCGGTCACTGTATTATTATGTGTAAAGGTAGGAGCACAGCAAGAGCAAGATTCTACAAAAACGGTACAATTAGATGAGGTTGTCGTTAGTGATTCGCGTTTTGAATTAAAGCGTGAAAATTCGGGTAAGACCATAATTACTATTTCTCAAAAAGAATTGGCACAAAATCAGGGACGTTCGGTTGCTGAGATTATCAACACAAAAAGCGGAATTGAAATTAACGGTACCAGAAGTTATGCTGGTCAGAACCTTTCTACCTTTGTTAGAGGTGGTAATAACCGCCAAGTTTTGGTTATAATTGATGGTATTCAAGTATCAGATCCATCGGGTACAAGTGCAGAGTATGATTTAAGATTATTGAATGCTGCTCAAATTGAAAGTATCGAAATTTTAAAAGGCGCAGCGAGTACACTTTATGGAAATTCAGCAGCAACGGCAGTCATAAATATTACTACAAAGAAAGCGAAGAAAGAAGGTCTTGCACTTGATATTATATCAAGTTTTGGAACTAACCAAACGGAAGATGATCAGAATTATAATATTTCCGATATTTCAAATACGGTAAACTTAACAGCTAAGCATGGAAAATTATCTGTTTTAGCATCTGGAGGTCATCAATTTACAGATGGATTATCCGCTGCAATAGGTACGGAATCAGACGAAGTTTCTAGAATAGATGGTAACTTAAAAGTAGGATATGAATTCTCTGAACACTTTGAGCTAAACGCATCGGCCTTCTATAATAAATTGAATAGTGATTTTGATAACGGTTTCCCTATTGAAGATGCAGATTTCTATTTTACAAGTGAGCAATCTAGATTTGGATTAAGTTCTAAATATGGGTATGAAAACGGGAGCATTAATGTAAATACGGCATTTAATCAGATTACGAGGTCTTTCGAATCTAGTTTTCCTGCAACTTACGATTCACAATCTTATGTATTAGATGTTTTTAATAAGTACACGTTCTCAGATAACATTCATACCATAGTTGGTGTGAATTATATAGACAATCAAACTTTATTTAGCGAGGAATACAATAGTAATACAGTTGATCCTTATTTAAATGCGGTGTATGTTGGTGAGCAGGGTATTAACGTAAATGCTGGTGTTCGATTAAATAACCATAGTGATTATGGTTCTAATTTCATATATAACATTAATCCATCTTACAGAATTAGCATTAATGATGGGTATTTAAAGTTTATGGGTAGCTATGCAACATCATACATTGCACCTAACTTATCGCAGTTATATGGTCCGTTTGGGGCGAATCCTGATTTAGATCCAGAAGAGGATACTACTTTAGAAGGAGGATTTGAATTTAAAATTTCAGATGCTTTTACTATTAATGCAGTCTATTTTAATAGAACCGAAGAAGAAAGAATTAATTATGTTACAATTGATTTTACAACTTTTGAAAGTCAGTATAGAAACGCTGCTGAAACCGCTCATTTTGATGGGGTAGAAGTAGGGTTAAATTCAGAACTAGCTAAAGGACTAACGTTTGATGCTAACTATACGTATACCAATTCTAAAGAAGAATTAGCATTGAGAGTACCTAAAAGCAAAATCAATGCAACTATAGGTTATGCTATTAAAGAGAAAACATTTGTTGGACTTTCTTATCAGTATGTATCAGATAGAACTGATACTGATTTTGCTACATTTTCTAACGTAACTTTAGATAGTTTTAGTTTGGCTAACTTACAATTGAGGCATCAGTTTTGTAGTAATCTAACTGCATTTTTGGCAATCGATAATCTTTTAAATGAAGAATATACAGAGTTAGTTTCGTATACCACTAAAGGACGAAATGTTCGCTTAGGTTTTAAGTTAAGTTTGTAA
- a CDS encoding S41 family peptidase, producing MKKILILLVAAIAFSCSKDDDLSLPNTVDPDGSANVEVQDFMWKAMNFWYFWQANIDDLADDRFESTEDGKAAYTAFLDSEENPGAFFENKLQYIEDRFSFYNEDYRELTNSLAGISKSNGLEFGLVRFQDSEDIFGFVRYIVPNSNASTVEIQRGDLFTGVDGQTLTTSNYIDLLFGENDTYILNMANFDNGNITPNDAEVSLTKQEGLAENPVFIAKSFTIAGENIGYIMYNQFTNEYDDDLYSAVEDLKSAGITNLVMDLRYNPGGSVNTTRLLASMIYGTNTSDLFLRKRYNDKLQEQFNDSQLEINFADKVNGNSINSLGLTKLYVLTSSSSASASELLINSLEPYMDVIQIGDVTRGKNEFSTTLVDDRDNSYLYTPSRVNNINPDNQWAIQPLIGRNENADGFFDFTSGLQPDYELKEDYSNLGILGEENEPLLAKAIELITGATGKRDFTVKYPINIISSSKENSLMSDKMVDDTVYDLEF from the coding sequence ATGAAGAAGATATTAATATTATTAGTTGCTGCAATTGCATTCTCATGTTCTAAAGATGACGATTTATCTTTACCGAACACGGTAGACCCAGATGGCTCTGCAAATGTAGAAGTCCAAGATTTTATGTGGAAAGCCATGAACTTTTGGTATTTCTGGCAGGCAAATATAGATGATTTAGCAGACGACCGTTTTGAAAGTACCGAAGACGGCAAAGCTGCATATACTGCGTTTCTTGATTCTGAAGAAAATCCTGGGGCTTTCTTTGAAAACAAATTACAGTATATAGAAGATCGCTTTAGTTTTTATAATGAAGATTATAGAGAGCTTACTAATTCGCTCGCAGGCATATCTAAAAGTAATGGTCTAGAATTCGGACTGGTTCGTTTTCAAGATAGCGAAGATATTTTCGGCTTCGTTCGTTATATTGTTCCAAACTCAAATGCGTCAACAGTTGAAATTCAACGTGGTGATCTTTTTACTGGTGTTGATGGTCAAACATTGACCACATCTAACTATATCGATTTGCTTTTTGGTGAGAACGATACCTACATCTTGAATATGGCAAATTTTGACAATGGCAATATTACACCGAACGACGCGGAAGTTTCACTTACCAAACAAGAAGGTCTAGCTGAAAACCCGGTTTTTATAGCTAAATCTTTTACAATTGCAGGTGAAAATATTGGATACATCATGTACAACCAGTTTACAAATGAATATGATGATGATTTGTATTCAGCAGTTGAAGATTTGAAATCTGCTGGAATTACCAATCTTGTAATGGATTTACGTTACAACCCTGGTGGATCTGTAAACACAACGCGCTTATTAGCCAGTATGATTTATGGTACTAATACGTCTGATTTATTTTTAAGAAAGCGTTATAATGATAAACTACAAGAGCAATTTAATGACAGCCAATTAGAAATTAATTTTGCAGATAAAGTGAATGGCAATAGTATCAATTCTTTAGGGTTGACTAAATTATATGTATTGACTTCTTCTAGTTCTGCCTCTGCAAGTGAATTGTTGATTAACAGCCTAGAACCATATATGGACGTAATTCAAATTGGTGATGTAACTAGAGGGAAAAATGAGTTCTCTACTACCCTAGTTGATGACCGCGATAATTCTTACTTGTACACTCCATCAAGGGTAAACAATATTAATCCAGATAATCAATGGGCTATTCAACCCTTAATAGGTAGAAATGAAAATGCTGATGGTTTCTTTGACTTTACAAGCGGTTTACAGCCAGATTATGAATTAAAAGAAGATTATAGCAACCTTGGTATTTTAGGCGAGGAAAATGAGCCTTTGTTAGCGAAGGCAATTGAATTGATAACGGGTGCTACGGGTAAACGAGATTTTACAGTTAAATACCCTATCAATATTATTAGCAGCTCTAAAGAGAACAGCCTTATGAGCGATAAAATGGTAGATGATACGGTTTATGATTTGGAGTTCTAA
- a CDS encoding S41 family peptidase: MKKFFLSLLCFGFVVTSCNNDDDTVIEEEVVETPEEEVPVVVDIEVQNFFWQTLNLYYFWQGDVPDLADDRFDTQTAYEEYLTENSEPEAFLENKLLFSEDRFTFYNEDYTQLVNSSAGVSKSNGLQFGLGRISGTDDLFGFVEYIVKNSNASGQDIKRGDLFIGVDGQTLTVDNYIDLLFGSNDTYALNMAEIVDGGISASDRKVTLTKSEGLVEDPVHVSNVVTSGDKKIGYLMYNQFVSGSEDAMNAVFADFIAQGVNDLVLDLRYNPGGRGSTAAVLASLIKGTNTSDLLYKTVYNAKLQAQFGDSSENYFVSTTGAFDGNSDAPLNTLNLNRVYIIAAEGSASASELVMVGLAPYINVVHIGGTTVGKNQGSVLFVDDPDGGNVYDAERVDNINPNVQWGLQPIISQVENSAGFTDYVDGLVPDIELDEDVTNLGILGNADEPLFARAIQEITGVSGKRNFDVLMPANVVSSSKLYNPRNTVLLLNNSIPVSKIPLAEKK; encoded by the coding sequence ATGAAAAAATTTTTCTTGTCCCTCCTATGTTTCGGATTTGTTGTTACCTCTTGTAATAATGATGATGATACTGTTATTGAAGAAGAAGTTGTTGAAACACCCGAAGAAGAAGTTCCTGTTGTTGTAGATATTGAAGTCCAGAATTTTTTCTGGCAAACTCTAAACCTTTATTATTTTTGGCAAGGTGATGTTCCAGATTTAGCAGATGATCGTTTTGATACACAGACTGCCTATGAAGAATATTTAACTGAAAACTCTGAGCCAGAAGCTTTTTTAGAAAACAAATTATTATTTTCTGAAGACAGATTCACTTTTTACAACGAAGATTATACTCAATTAGTAAACAGTTCTGCTGGTGTATCTAAAAGTAACGGACTACAATTTGGTTTAGGTCGTATTTCAGGTACAGACGATTTATTTGGCTTTGTGGAATATATTGTTAAAAATTCTAATGCATCTGGTCAAGATATAAAAAGAGGCGACCTGTTTATTGGTGTTGACGGACAGACCTTAACCGTAGATAATTATATTGATTTACTTTTTGGCAGTAATGATACCTACGCTCTAAATATGGCTGAAATTGTCGATGGCGGTATTAGCGCTAGTGACAGAAAGGTTACATTAACCAAATCTGAAGGCTTAGTTGAAGACCCTGTTCACGTGAGTAATGTCGTTACTTCTGGTGACAAAAAAATTGGCTATTTAATGTACAATCAATTTGTTTCTGGTTCTGAAGATGCCATGAATGCCGTATTTGCAGATTTTATTGCTCAAGGTGTTAACGATTTAGTATTAGATTTAAGATATAACCCAGGAGGTAGAGGTTCTACAGCTGCGGTACTTGCTAGTTTAATCAAGGGTACGAATACATCAGACTTACTTTATAAAACTGTGTATAACGCAAAATTACAAGCACAATTCGGTGACTCTTCAGAAAATTATTTTGTGAGTACTACAGGTGCTTTTGACGGAAATTCTGATGCACCCTTAAATACATTAAATTTAAATAGAGTTTATATCATTGCAGCAGAAGGTTCTGCTTCTGCTAGTGAGTTAGTAATGGTCGGTTTAGCACCATATATAAATGTTGTTCATATCGGCGGAACCACTGTTGGTAAAAATCAAGGATCAGTATTATTTGTTGATGATCCAGATGGTGGTAATGTTTATGATGCTGAGAGAGTTGATAATATTAACCCAAATGTACAATGGGGATTACAGCCTATTATCAGTCAAGTTGAAAATAGCGCTGGGTTTACCGATTATGTAGATGGTCTAGTACCTGATATTGAACTTGATGAAGATGTTACCAACCTAGGTATTCTTGGTAATGCCGACGAACCTTTATTTGCTAGAGCTATTCAAGAAATTACAGGTGTCAGTGGTAAAAGAAATTTCGATGTACTAATGCCTGCAAATGTAGTTTCTAGTTCTAAACTATATAATCCTAGAAATACTGTACTATTATTAAACAACAGTATACCTGTTTCTAAAATTCCTTTAGCTGAAAAGAAATAA
- a CDS encoding RNA polymerase sigma factor has translation MKQTEFLNIVLPFKDKLFRMAKRLLVSTEEAEDATQEILIKLWSKKNKMDSYNNVEAFAMTMTKNFCLDRLKSKQAGNLKLVHTNYTDANTSLQSELEAKDSISWVERIMEELPEQQKMVLQLRDVEQYEYEEIEKLLDMKPTAIRVALSRARKTVRKKLMEKHNYGIA, from the coding sequence ATGAAACAAACGGAGTTTTTAAATATTGTGTTACCCTTTAAGGATAAGTTATTCCGTATGGCCAAAAGATTATTGGTGTCTACAGAAGAAGCTGAAGACGCAACGCAAGAGATTTTAATAAAGTTATGGTCCAAGAAGAATAAAATGGATAGCTATAACAATGTAGAAGCTTTTGCAATGACAATGACAAAGAACTTTTGTTTGGATAGGTTAAAATCTAAGCAGGCCGGTAATTTGAAATTGGTACATACTAATTATACAGATGCTAATACATCGTTACAAAGCGAATTAGAGGCAAAAGATAGTATTAGTTGGGTAGAACGTATAATGGAAGAATTACCAGAGCAGCAAAAAATGGTATTACAATTGCGAGATGTAGAACAATATGAATATGAAGAAATAGAGAAATTACTGGATATGAAACCCACAGCCATACGTGTTGCTTTGTCCAGAGCACGAAAAACCGTAAGGAAAAAATTAATGGAAAAGCATAATTATGGAATTGCATAA